The genomic window GACAATAAGTCGATGTGAGGTATGGATCTATTTATTGGCATTGATCCCCTTTAGTCAGCATTAAGCCGACATGAATGGCCTCTGACTCAGCATTGTAATCACTGCCTTTTCATTGGTAAATTCCTGGTAAAAATGCCGGCAACTTGATGATATATAACATGTCAAGAGAACATGAAGACAAGAGGGATACATTACGAGGCAAATATATacaaagaaaaagtaaaaaaggaaaGTAGCTCATAGGTTAAGAAACCACTACCCATTCCCCAAATTTCAAATACACACTTTCGTTGAGTCATGATCggaaaggattaaaaaaaaaatatatattcaatcttACACACACGTCACCTTATGCCTCATAACATTGTCGACATAGTCAAAGCTGGAACCCTATCCACACCCAACCATCCACCACCAGAATTCAACCGGACCAGCTGTCTCAATTCGCCAAATCGTTCTCTGAACCGAGTTAACTCGCCGGAACCGTCTGTCCTTTCCATTTTCAccaaactttttaatttacccATTTCCATGATCTTAAGTTTTGCCCCACGTATCAACTCCCATAGAGCATCATTTCTTGCCCTGTTAACAAACAACAGACGCAGCCTCTCTTTGCAATCCTCAAACCTCTTCAAAGAACCAAGTAACTGAGTCAACTCATTGCAACTCAAACTTGCCATTCTATCCTTGAGTTCTACAACTCGGATTAAAATCTCACGTTGGACTATTCTATAATCCTCACCAGCATATCTAATCACTGCATAAACCAAGTTAGTCCTTTGAAGATGCAGAGAATCAGGAGCCTCACATATTACTTCAACAAAATCAACTAGAACATCTAACTCTCCTAACAAATCTTTATTCAATAAGGCAGAAGCCTTGTCTTCTTTATCCTTGCTATTATTACTAGAACAAGAAGAATTTAAGTAATGACCCAAAAATCtcgaaacaataaaattttgcTCTATAACAGTTGCATACCATCTAACCCAAGATGCCAATTCCCACCTTTCAGGGTCCGAATCTTGCCGAAACTTTGACATGTTGAGGAAGTTTCTGCCACCAAAAGACGGATAAAAAGAAAGCTGGTCTTTAAGAATAAAGGGGCCCTTTTTAATGATACTATGGATAGTGAAGAGACATTTTAGGGCAACGGAAGGGTTTTTTGTGCCATGTAGACGGTCCATGAGAGCTTCAATTAATGCACATGCGGTGAGGCGTGACCCACGGCCGAAGGAGATGACCGCAGCGATGCGGTTATCTGATGGTGGGGAAGAAGAGTTGCGTGCAGTGGTGGCACGGAGGACAGCTATGCGTATTTTGGTGTTGCGTTTTGTTGATAGGGTGGCTTTGATATTGGAGGTGAGGCATTTGAGGATGTCGATCACAGTCCTTAGTTTCTTGCGGTGGCCCATTGACTTCAGAAGGAGGTATAGCAGAGCTTAACAGATGCTTCCGAAGAAGAATATAATTAGCTCTTTCCTATATATTTTGATTGAGGCAGTTGCTGTTTATATAATTAGTGCCTAATGtagacaattaaattaaatgtatagTAAAATCTTTAGGCAAGCGCGTATATGGGGTCAAGCCATACTAGTTTTACCATTTCTTGTTTCAgcctcgtgtttttttttttttttcaacaactcGATTGGTCTCAGTTAGGATGTCGAAATTAtgtaataaaatttgaaaagttattCTAAGATAGGcattaattagatatttatattaagaaCTGACATCACCAAAGACACCTATCAcgactaacaaaaaaaaatctgttcAATATTACGTGACGACACCTTGATCacttgtatttttcatttagctGTTCTCATCCACATCAAGGTTTAATATTGGATTCAGGCTATATTCACCTATcagcataattattaaatctagaTTGGCCGGTGGGTCAACCTGGACCCGATTGATTTGATGGTTGGACCAGTctggacaaaataaaaaattaagataagcAAAAACCTGACAAAACTCAGTTGACCTGCTGAGTTGACCCGTGACTTGGGTAACACGGCAAAACCCGGTTGggacctgatttttttttcaaatgtattttttctccTAACTAGagacctctttttttatatatatttttagttgattattaacccttttcaaagttcactatat from Populus trichocarpa isolate Nisqually-1 chromosome 5, P.trichocarpa_v4.1, whole genome shotgun sequence includes these protein-coding regions:
- the LOC7468879 gene encoding putative clathrin assembly protein At4g40080 gives rise to the protein MGHRKKLRTVIDILKCLTSNIKATLSTKRNTKIRIAVLRATTARNSSSPPSDNRIAAVISFGRGSRLTACALIEALMDRLHGTKNPSVALKCLFTIHSIIKKGPFILKDQLSFYPSFGGRNFLNMSKFRQDSDPERWELASWVRWYATVIEQNFIVSRFLGHYLNSSCSSNNSKDKEDKASALLNKDLLGELDVLVDFVEVICEAPDSLHLQRTNLVYAVIRYAGEDYRIVQREILIRVVELKDRMASLSCNELTQLLGSLKRFEDCKERLRLLFVNRARNDALWELIRGAKLKIMEMGKLKSLVKMERTDGSGELTRFRERFGELRQLVRLNSGGGWLGVDRVPALTMSTML